Proteins co-encoded in one Streptomyces sp. NBC_01283 genomic window:
- a CDS encoding protein kinase, protein MTLARLGAGGMGEVFLARPDDATGFGPGDLVAVKAIRNELATDPVFRRRFRREAEVAASVDSPFVARLVASEAEGDVPWLATEYVPGPTLSEAVRRSGPLPAGAVAVLGAGVARALTVVHAAGALHRDLKPGNVLLGQDGPKLIDFGVARVQSATTMTGSGLLVGTPGFMSPEHVAGGRHVVAASDVFCLASVLAYAATGQDPFGDGPMAAVLYRVSRAEAELGAIPTELRDVLSACLARDPAERPSAAEIADRFVRLRDAATDAEWPQAVREAVAEARRDVEQLCASGQPLLPVPLWPEPEAGRPVTAQGSPATAPGHPVSAPGISASPALMGVHQLPTMSGSPPPTAAPRPRRRLPRALLGTVAVAVVVGALGGALAVWGPWRDESAGGGSAGSGTVDPGPTDPAAVKKLAGRAGVDAEGTADRSGVVAQVAAQRPKGWKKWQAKLSHSPMSCAADTQAIVCLLTNGTYEAVSASSGKRLWRSGKVDPEEGVGEAYYGPGGAFFMPGDSLEPQVRGGKAVIAHDNVLQVRDSTTGEVLWDAPSPDGAGAFTLRPLLDDDVLLVGAEETYMHRGARASLHAYDIDGGKPLWDEDLGKPLVAQADFHRYSMRALRDGVVYVDEKDGLAAYDARTGDLLGQSRSECGAVLAGEKDVLCTASPGGGSDDGTPSPRVQVLRLDPRTLEEAGKPFRYPTPKDYASAPGPTAMDRALAVAVDPARHSVIVNDKSTGLLRRSAKLPKGNIPSSAPLVVGGRIVYADSGALYTMPLGTGGGKPVRHPVPGAPGDRAEAPPNVNGTVVAEMLRAPTVLALGGVAHVIYDEGKISSVELP, encoded by the coding sequence GTGACGCTCGCCCGGCTCGGGGCGGGCGGCATGGGCGAGGTCTTCCTCGCGCGCCCCGACGATGCCACCGGGTTCGGGCCCGGGGACCTCGTCGCCGTCAAGGCCATCCGGAACGAACTGGCTACGGACCCCGTGTTCCGGCGGCGCTTTCGGCGCGAGGCGGAGGTGGCGGCCTCCGTGGACAGCCCTTTCGTGGCGCGGCTCGTGGCGAGCGAGGCCGAGGGTGACGTGCCGTGGCTGGCCACCGAGTACGTTCCCGGGCCCACCCTTTCCGAGGCCGTTCGCCGGAGCGGGCCGCTGCCCGCGGGCGCGGTCGCCGTGCTCGGCGCGGGCGTGGCGCGGGCCCTGACGGTGGTGCACGCGGCGGGCGCCCTGCACCGTGACCTCAAGCCGGGCAACGTACTGCTCGGCCAGGACGGCCCCAAGCTGATCGACTTCGGCGTGGCCCGCGTGCAGTCCGCCACGACCATGACCGGCTCGGGCCTGCTCGTCGGCACGCCGGGCTTCATGTCGCCGGAGCATGTGGCGGGCGGCAGACACGTGGTGGCGGCGTCGGACGTCTTCTGCCTGGCCTCGGTGCTCGCCTACGCGGCGACGGGACAGGACCCCTTCGGCGACGGCCCGATGGCCGCGGTCCTGTACCGGGTCTCGCGTGCGGAGGCCGAACTGGGCGCCATTCCGACCGAGTTGCGGGACGTCCTTTCGGCGTGCCTCGCGCGGGACCCTGCCGAGCGGCCGAGCGCGGCGGAGATCGCCGACCGGTTCGTACGGCTGCGGGACGCGGCCACGGACGCCGAGTGGCCGCAGGCGGTGCGGGAGGCGGTGGCCGAGGCGCGGCGGGACGTGGAGCAGCTGTGCGCCTCGGGGCAGCCGCTGCTTCCGGTGCCGCTCTGGCCGGAGCCGGAGGCCGGGCGCCCGGTGACCGCCCAGGGCAGCCCCGCCACGGCGCCCGGCCATCCGGTCAGCGCTCCCGGGATATCCGCGTCGCCCGCCCTCATGGGCGTGCACCAGCTCCCGACGATGAGCGGATCGCCACCGCCCACCGCCGCACCCCGCCCCCGGCGCCGTCTCCCGCGCGCGCTCCTCGGCACGGTCGCCGTGGCCGTGGTGGTGGGCGCGCTCGGCGGCGCGCTCGCCGTGTGGGGCCCGTGGCGTGACGAGTCCGCGGGCGGCGGCTCGGCGGGGTCCGGGACGGTGGATCCGGGTCCGACCGACCCCGCCGCCGTCAAGAAGCTGGCCGGGCGGGCCGGCGTGGACGCGGAGGGCACGGCGGACCGCTCCGGTGTCGTGGCCCAGGTGGCCGCGCAGCGCCCCAAGGGCTGGAAGAAGTGGCAGGCCAAGCTGAGCCACTCGCCCATGAGCTGCGCCGCCGACACCCAGGCCATCGTCTGCCTGCTGACCAACGGCACGTACGAGGCGGTGAGCGCCAGCAGCGGGAAGCGGTTGTGGAGGTCCGGGAAGGTCGATCCGGAGGAGGGGGTGGGCGAGGCGTACTACGGTCCGGGCGGCGCGTTCTTCATGCCCGGTGACAGCCTCGAACCGCAGGTGCGCGGCGGCAAGGCGGTCATCGCCCACGACAACGTCCTGCAGGTGCGCGACTCCACGACGGGTGAGGTCCTCTGGGACGCCCCGAGCCCGGACGGGGCAGGCGCGTTCACGCTACGGCCGCTCCTGGACGACGACGTCCTCCTGGTCGGTGCCGAGGAAACGTACATGCACAGGGGCGCGAGGGCGTCCCTGCACGCGTACGACATCGACGGCGGAAAGCCCTTGTGGGACGAGGATCTGGGCAAGCCGCTGGTGGCCCAGGCCGACTTCCACCGGTACAGCATGCGGGCCCTGCGCGACGGCGTCGTCTACGTGGACGAGAAGGACGGCCTCGCGGCGTACGACGCACGGACCGGCGATCTTCTCGGGCAGTCCAGGAGCGAGTGCGGGGCGGTGCTCGCGGGCGAGAAGGACGTGCTGTGCACGGCCTCCCCCGGCGGCGGCTCCGATGACGGCACACCGTCGCCCCGCGTGCAGGTGCTGCGGCTCGACCCCCGCACGCTCGAAGAAGCCGGCAAACCCTTCCGCTACCCCACGCCCAAGGACTATGCGTCGGCCCCCGGCCCGACGGCCATGGACCGTGCCCTCGCCGTCGCCGTGGATCCCGCACGGCACAGCGTGATCGTCAACGACAAGAGCACCGGGCTCCTCCGGCGCTCGGCGAAGCTCCCCAAGGGGAACATCCCGTCCTCCGCACCGCTGGTCGTCGGCGGTCGCATCGTCTACGCGGACAGCGGCGCGCTCTACACCATGCCGCTCGGTACCGGTGGCGGAAAACCCGTGCGGCACCCCGTGCCGGGCGCGCCCGGTGACCGCGCGGAGGCGCCGCCGAACGTCAACGGCACCGTCGTCGCGGAGATGCTGCGCGCGCCGACCGTGCTGGCACTCGGAGGCGTCGCGCACGTCATCTACGACGAGGGCAAGATCTCATCGGTGGAGCTGCCCTGA